A window of the Gossypium hirsutum isolate 1008001.06 chromosome A03, Gossypium_hirsutum_v2.1, whole genome shotgun sequence genome harbors these coding sequences:
- the LOC107887306 gene encoding mitogen-activated protein kinase homolog NTF3, which translates to MAIPVEPPNGIHYQGKHYYSMWRTLFEIDTKYVPIKPIGKGAYGIVCSSVNRETDDKVAIKKINNAFDNPVDALRTLRELKLLRHLRHENVIALKDVMMPIHRRSFKDVYLVYELMDTDLHQIIKSSQALSNDHCQYFLFQLLRGLKYLHSANILHRDLKPGNLLINANCDLKICDFGLARTSNAKGQFMTEYVVTRWYRAPELLLCCDNYGTSIDVWSVGCIFAELLGRKPIFPGTECLNQLKLIINILGSQKDLEFIDNPKARNYIKSLPYSHGIPFSCLYPNAHPLAIDLLQKMLVFDPSKRIGVTEALQHPYVAPLYDPNCNPPAQVPIDLDIDEDLGEEMIREIMWKEMLYYHPEAANANGEVCV; encoded by the exons ATGGCAATACCAGTTGAGCCTCCTAATGGTATTCATTACCAAGGAAAACATTACTATTCCATGTGGAGAACATTATTCGAAATCGACACCAAATATGTGCCGATCAAGCCTATTGGGAAAGGGGCATATGGTATCGTTTGCTCTTCTGTGAATCGCGAAACAGACGACAAAGTTGCCATTAAAAAGATAAACAATGCCTTTGACAACCCTGTTGATGCACTGAGAACTTTGCGTGAATTGAAGCTTCTTAGACATCTTAGACATGAAAACGTGATTGCTTTGAAAGATGTTATGATGCCAATTCATAGGAGAAGCTTCAAGGATGTTTATCTAGTTTATGAACTTATGGATACGGATTTGCATCAAATTATTAAGTCTTCCCAAGCTCTTTCAAATGATCACTGTCAGTATTTCCTCTTCCAG TTACTTCGAGGTTTGAAGTATCTTCACTCAGCAAATATTCTCCACCGTGACCTGAAGCCAGGAAACCTTCTTATAAATGCAAATTGTGACCTTAAAATTTGCGATTTTGGATTGGCACGCACTAGCAATGCCAAGGGTCAATTCATGACAGAGTATGTTGTCACTCGCTGGTACAGGGCCCCTGAGCTTCTCCTTTGCTGTGACAACTATGGAACATCCATCGATGTGTGGTCTGTTGGATGCATCTTTGCAGAGCTTCTTGGCCGAAAACCCATCTTCCCTGGTACAGAGTGTCTCAACCAACTTAAGCTGATCATCAACATACTTGGCAGCCAGAAGGATCTTGAATTTATAGATAACCCCAAGGCAAGGAACTACATTAAATCACTCCCATATTCCCATGGAATCCCCTTTTCTTGTCTTTATCCAAATGCCCATCCTTTGGCAATTGATTTACTGCAAAAAATGCTAGTTTTTGACCCTTCAAAAAGGATTGGTGTAACTGAAGCACTCCAACACCCTTACGTGGCACCCTTGTACGATCCCAACTGCAATCCTCCAGCCCAAGTGCCAATTGATCTTGACATAGATGAGGATTTGGGGGAAGAAATGATCAGGGAGATAATGTGGAAGGAAATGCTTTATTACCATCCTGAAGCTGCTAATGCTAATGGTGAGGTGTGTGTCTAA